DNA from Daucus carota subsp. sativus chromosome 1, DH1 v3.0, whole genome shotgun sequence:
CGTgcggtttgttaaaatttcaacccgcaaccgcaccacgaaaaagaaaaaccgcattttgcggtgtggtgcggagcggtgcgggcggtttatgcggtgtgGGTGGTTTGATGAACACCCCTAACCGCCGTGCTATATTTGATACAACCCTTACGGATCacccaaaatatcatgtaaGTCCTTCTTATAAACGTTATTGAAACTCATaacaaaaacacacaaaaatatcaaaacaaacacaaacatcccaaaaagatgggcacgaccttgatgacaaggtgcTCAACAAGAACTCGCCAAGAAAGGGTTagatcttgattttattaataaaattgataaataggaGAGAAGATGGAAGAGCGAAGATGATTAATGAGTAAAGAGATGAAGGTTAAAGAGCGGAGAAGTAGCAGGTGGAACCCTAGTTTTGGAGGTCGACTCTCAGAACTGCGATCTTCATGAATGTGGATCTTAAGATAGACGGATTCTTGGTATTGCAAGGAGATGATTTGCTCTTGGTGCCGACAAACCGAAAAATTCATCCATAGGCAACTCTTCTGGTGACATCCCACAAGGTAGTTCCCAGTGGAAGCTGTGCACCAACTGAGCTACCACCAGTTTTAATGTTAGTAAGCCCCAGTGTTTACCTGGACAAACTCTTCGGCCTGAACTAAACGGTAGAAGTTGAAAACTCTGGCCCAGAAGATCTATGTTACTGCTCTTAAATCTCTCTGGAACAAATTCTTCCACATTTTCTGACCAAAATCTTGGATCACGTCCAAGGGCCCAAATATTGACCAAAACGCGTGATTTCTTTGGTATGTGATATCCATCTATCACAATGTCCTCCGTCGACTCATGAGGAGCTATTATAGGTGAAACTGGATGCAATCTCAAGCTTTCCTTGATTACCATGTCTAGGTATTCTAGTTTTGACAAATGTGACTCTTCCACAAAATCACAATCCTTGGCTACATTATTAATCTCTTCTTGTAGAAGTTTCATCACCCTTGGATGTCGAATGAGTTCTGACATGGTCCATTCGATTGCAGTTGGGGAGGCATCTATTGCTCCAAAAAGCAAGTTTAACACGATTGCTTTAATATGTGATCTGTCAATGTTCCGTGCTAATTGCTCATGAGTACCAGCAGAATTCTTTTTCAAAGCTAGAATGACATCTACAAAATCTCTCTCATTCTCCTTATAGCCATTACCCGCATTTTTTTCATGATCATCGAGTATAGTTTCCAATATTTTGTCTACTGCCTCGCTAGTAACTTTGAACCGCTTAGTCAATCCCTGATGGCAGAGCAAAAACAAACTTGatcaatttattattatgaTTACTTGAGAGTATTAAATTAAGCACTGAGCATATAGTTGTATAAATAGATGGATACCTGGAGATTAAGTGCCCCTAAATATGGGATATAATCCGAAATATTGAAGGTTCCCAAGTCCTCTGCCATATCGTGTACTATAGCACTCCAGTCGAACCTCTCATCTCTGCTCTTCCCAAACAACATTCTACATGTCATGTCCTCAATCAGATGGACCGTCTTGTCAGTAATATCAACCACCTCCCGTGCAGCAGCAGCTTTCCTAAGGGACTCAACAAACAACCTCACATCCTCCCTTCTCATCCCTGCCATGGATTTCACCTTCTCTGCACTGAGAAGCTCCACCATGCACAACTTTCTCGCGCTACGCCAATAAGCTCCATACTTAGCAAATCCAATGCCTTTGGTTCCATACAACAAGTAGTCCCCTGCCTGAGTTGAGGGACGGCTAGCAAAAACAGTGTCATGGGTCTTGAAGAAGAGCTCAACTGCAGCAGGGGACGATAAGATAACTGTTGGTACAGAACCAAGGCGGAGGGACATTATGGGACCGTATTTTTGAGACAGATTGTAAAGATTTCGGTGGGGGAGTTTTCCTAACATGTGGAGATGACCGAGGACTGGTAAACCAGGGGGGCCTGGTGGTGCCTTTTGGTTCAGGGTCTTGGAGATCAGGGTTCGCCATACATGAATCAACAGCCATGAGGCTCCGGCTACTACCAAAACAATAACAAGATCATTAGCTGTCATTTTAGCTAGTAGGAGTGCTTGCTTAACTGAATCATACTTGCTAAACTTATATATAGCTTACAAGAATGACCTGTCACTTGCTGATAATTCAATTTTTCTAATGATCAGAATATTAAATCGAGTTATAAATTATTGTCCCATGAATAACAGGAGCATTCTTGCGGTTTCCTTCTTTAttgtttcttttcatattcaaAACGTTTATCATAAACATAAACGTTTATCATGAGGAATTATAAGAAAGAGTAGAATGCTCTTGATCTTTTCTGTTAACTTTCTCATTTTCACCAACAAGCATACCCAAACTTGTATTAAGAAAGAAAATATCTCAATCTATTATTTTGCAAGGAAATGGATGcataaattattaaactaatttatttCTTACATTTATAGGCAAGTAAATGCGCCAGaattaatatacaaaatattactCTAACAAACCGCACTgactcttcttctttttctgaaacaaaggtgttaatctaataataaaaaatcatacgaCATCTACATCGATGGAcgatgatcgagtcgaacaaacattattgtaatctttttgtgaagagacagttaaacattattttgaagataatgtatatacaaatacaactGCATACATTCTAGTTCAATTAGTGTCgtggtaccctcttcatcattgGCCCAATggagctatcgtttgagctatcgaccagaaTTGTGATcttatacaaaattttatcacCAAATCAAGACCCACGCACGCTTACAATCAAGAAGCGAAAACAAACATCTTATcaaggagagaaaacaacctaaAAATACAAGTCAGAAAATTGAAATAGAAACAaactgaaaagagaagattacAATAATGAAAAAAGGAAAAGCCATCGGTTTCTATCCACCCAAGACTCAAGAGCTTCTTTTGTATCCTTGGACCTTGGCATATTTGTTGTACCCGCATCCAATCCAAGTTTCACATCGtgtaaatattagataaaaaacGGTGTGATGACTTGATTAGTATTATGACTTTGATGGAGAAGTTGAAAAATAAACACGTAGTTGAGGTTCTATCAAGGATGAGCGTGTTCGATTATTAAAACCAACAGTTTGGTGCTGAGAGACAAGGAATTTGACAAGCTATTAAAGAGATGCATAAGTGAGCAAATCTTCTTGCGCCAAAAAGAATTTCATGTCCTGCTCTCCTAAACCTATCATAGCCCTGATACCATCATTTGCGGTATCCATGAGGTTAACGCAATCAACCATCGGTGTGTCCACAAGCACAGCATTCATCGGCTTTCCCCACCCGAAATCCAGCACATCATACAGTGGGAAATTACACATGCTGCTAATACCATAGAGCCTGTGTTTTTTACTCAACTCACGTATTTTTGTTTCCACTTGATGCCCTTCCAGGCTCTTGATTCCATTTAGCTGCCTCTTCTCTTCCCGCATTCGTCCTACCAACGTTCTGAACTTTGTCTCACTCTCCGTGCTTGTTAGAATGTAGTTTGGAATCACGAAATTCCCTACACTTGTTTCTGGCAGGAGCGGATCAAGCAGAGGTCTCACGTTAACACTCCGGATAAAACCTGAACCTTCACGTGTTCCTGAATTTGTTCTGGCTACGGCTGCTACAATGCATCTGTAAATGAGTGCTGTCAGAAGCTCATTTCGGGTGTATTTTTGATCTTCTACTACTCCGTCTACTTTGTCTTCATTTTCCACTGCTGCCTTGAGTTTTGCTAGCTTTTTGTTGGGAAACACGATCGCCTTAGTGGTCCAATTCTTATCTGGATATGACACAATTGGGATTGAATCTCTGTCATATGACGGAGGCAGCAGCTCATACACGAATCGTGGACATAGATGTAATGATTTCTGGTGATCACCTGAGTTGAATGACAAAGAGGCCCAATACCTTAGGAATGAGCAAagagtaagagcatctccaagaagATGACTAAGACTAACTGCTAGAGCAATTCCTCCACAAGTGCAATGATTTACTTGAACATGCATTACAGTACCGCCATAAAGATCAGACAACTGATTCCAAATTGTTCGCGGTGGAAAGAGATGGCCtaaaccttcttcttcttcctttaCAGGAGGTTTTTCCAGAACCTCTGACAACTTACATTCGATTTGGGCATCAACAAAATGAACGCCTTGATCGTTACAATCAACGTAGGATCCAGAACATAGCCTACCAGCAAAAGGGTAGTACTTGGAAAGTGTCTCGGATAAAGACTTTTTGAGTACATCTGACTTGGACACATTATCAGGGATTGCTTTTGAACTGTGATTAGAGTTGATGGGATAAAAGAAAACCATGGGAATACTAAAATCTGGAATCATGCGATCATGTAAAGGAATGTTGTATTGTTTGAGCTTTGAGGGAGTTGGAGAAGCTGGTCTGATGTTGCTGCTTGATCTCGATATCACATGCAGCTGCCTTCTAAAGATCGATGACCGAATCAATCCTCTCAATGCCATTTATGTTGACTTCCTAGATAAAACTTGATGCTTTCTGCTTCAAATTGCCAGGTTCAAATTGGtgaatttatatatactaaTTGAATTTAAGAGGTGGATTAGGCTTCATATGTTGCTGTTTAAATTGCTATAAGGTGAGCATATATATAGCCTAATATTGCATGAAAGGGCGAGAATCAAGCACAGATATAAGGAACCTGAAGTTCAATTAATGTTTaaatcttgttttgtttttgagtTAAGATTTGAGCCGAGGAAAACGTGTTTAGATTTCAAGGATAcaattttcaatatatgttACTTAAATGACATGAAACACGGCAACATAAAAAATTGGCTTGGCTGAATGTAAATTGTGATGCTAAGAGTGATTAATGTAGTCAAATTTAGTATCAACAAAATTCGAGGTATCTGACCGGAATTAAGATGATGTTCGCTTCTTGAAACTTGTATCAGAGAGTAATGCCGTAATGGTGATGATGAAAATAAGGGTCATTGAGATCAGGATTTCCGTTTTTCCTTGTACTCTCAACTCGTGTCACTCTAATTTGCCTATGTATCCCTAGATTTTTAGGGATCAGGCCATACATTTGTTCATGGATATCCAACAGCTTCAGAAGTAAAATTAGAGGTATGGgtggtttagaggtttgaccattcCAATCCGGTAATGCTAATGTTTGATAGTTAGCGCATTGAAATGGAGGTTTTGGCTCAAAAAGCTACTTTTCAAAAAGCTACTggaggagttttttgggttagaggttttgatATATGTCACAAAAAGCTAATCAAAcagttatttaccaaacagttctACAATAAACCGCTAatccaatccgctagtcaaaacatctatttcagtCAGtcagtcaaaacatctaattcaatccgctaagtCATAAAGGCCTAGGGCCCGTTTACAATCTACGAATATCACGGATACGGCACTACTGCATAAGTCTCCTAATTTAACGGACGTACGAATCTATGACTTACCCCAAATGTTAAAGACCCATCTTTACCCCCGATGAGGATAATCCACAAGAAAACAAGGTAACTGATCTAAAATCAGGTGTAGAGTAAGGTTTTTAAGTAGATGCTCTCAATCAAGCCCATAAATATGATTTTCAATATGACTGTTAGAGTCTTCCATGCTATTTTCTGtgaatgaa
Protein-coding regions in this window:
- the LOC108207089 gene encoding cytochrome P450 CYP736A12 produces the protein MTANDLVIVLVVAGASWLLIHVWRTLISKTLNQKAPPGPPGLPVLGHLHMLGKLPHRNLYNLSQKYGPIMSLRLGSVPTVILSSPAAVELFFKTHDTVFASRPSTQAGDYLLYGTKGIGFAKYGAYWRSARKLCMVELLSAEKVKSMAGMRREDVRLFVESLRKAAAAREVVDITDKTVHLIEDMTCRMLFGKSRDERFDWSAIVHDMAEDLGTFNISDYIPYLGALNLQGLTKRFKVTSEAVDKILETILDDHEKNAGNGYKENERDFVDVILALKKNSAGTHEQLARNIDRSHIKAIVLNLLFGAIDASPTAIEWTMSELIRHPRVMKLLQEEINNVAKDCDFVEESHLSKLEYLDMVIKESLRLHPVSPIIAPHESTEDIVIDGYHIPKKSRVLVNIWALGRDPRFWSENVEEFVPERFKSSNIDLLGQSFQLLPFSSGRRVCPGKHWGLLTLKLVVAQLVHSFHWELPCGMSPEELPMDEFFGLSAPRANHLLAIPRIRLS
- the LOC108222076 gene encoding tabersonine-19-hydroxy-O-acetyltransferase; the encoded protein is MALRGLIRSSIFRRQLHVISRSSSNIRPASPTPSKLKQYNIPLHDRMIPDFSIPMVFFYPINSNHSSKAIPDNVSKSDVLKKSLSETLSKYYPFAGRLCSGSYVDCNDQGVHFVDAQIECKLSEVLEKPPVKEEEEGLGHLFPPRTIWNQLSDLYGGTVMHVQVNHCTCGGIALAVSLSHLLGDALTLCSFLRYWASLSFNSGDHQKSLHLCPRFVYELLPPSYDRDSIPIVSYPDKNWTTKAIVFPNKKLAKLKAAVENEDKVDGVVEDQKYTRNELLTALIYRCIVAAVARTNSGTREGSGFIRSVNVRPLLDPLLPETSVGNFVIPNYILTSTESETKFRTLVGRMREEKRQLNGIKSLEGHQVETKIRELSKKHRLYGISSMCNFPLYDVLDFGWGKPMNAVLVDTPMVDCVNLMDTANDGIRAMIGLGEQDMKFFLAQEDLLTYASL